A genome region from Carya illinoinensis cultivar Pawnee chromosome 2, C.illinoinensisPawnee_v1, whole genome shotgun sequence includes the following:
- the LOC122300419 gene encoding UDP-glucuronic acid decarboxylase 4-like isoform X1 — MNSELVHRTHTTQTPGTNDLYSPQRGNPLQKSRNPFLYILREQRPLFLLVGIAIATLFFSFVPPRRDHHDLMIPAEVIQFESTRTLPLNRRVLISENHRHYSALGQVNAVGKVPLGLKRKTLRVLVTGGAGFVGSHLVDRLIQRGDSVIVVDNFFTGRKENLVHHYGNPRFELIRHDVVEPILLEVDQIYHLACPASPVHYKYNPVKTIKTNVMGTLNMLGLAKRVGARFLLTSTSEVYGDPLQHPQAETYWGNVNPIGVRSCYDEGKRTAETLSMDYHRGLGIEVRIARIFNTYGPRMCIDDGRVVSNFVAQALRKEPLTVYGDGKQTRSFQYVSDLVEGLMRLMEGDHVGPFNLGNPGEFTMLELAQVVQETIDPNAKIEFRPNTEDDPHKRKPDITKAKELLGWQPIVSLRKGLPLMVEDFRQRIFGDQIRDSTVGNTVTSSA, encoded by the exons ATGAACTCCGAGCTGGTTCATAGAACCCACACCACCCAAACTCCAGGAACCAATGATCTTTATTCACCACAACGTGGAAACCCTCTTCAGAAATCACGGAATCCCTTCCTCTACATTCTCCGCGAGCAGCGACCACTGTTCCTGCTCGTCGGGATCGCCATCGCCACGCTTTTCTTTAGCTTCGTGCCACCGCGTCGTGACCACCATGATCTGATGATCCCTGCAGAGGTTATCCAATTTGAATCGACGAGGACCCTCCCGTTGAATCGGCGCGTGCTGATCTCCGAGAACCACCGCCATTACTCCGCACTCGGGCAGGTGAATGCGGTCGGGAAAGTGCCGCTGGGGCTGAAGAGGAAGACACTGAGGGTCTTGGTGACCGGCGGGGCGGGCTTCGTCGGGAGCCACCTCGTAGATCGTCTGATACAGCGGGGAGATAGCGTGATCGTGGTGGATAATTTCTTTACGGGCAGGAAGGAGAATTTGGTGCACCATTACGGCAACCCCAGGTTCGAGCTAATCAGGCACGACGTTGTTGAGCCGATTCTCTTGGAAGTTGATCAGATCTACCATCTCGCTTGCCCTGCCTCGCCTGTGCATTACAAGTACAATCCCGTCAAGACCATC AAGACGAATGTGATGGGGACACTGAACATGTTGGGACTGGCAAAAAGGGTGGGTGCGAGGTTTCTGCTAACCAGCACCAGTGAGGTGTACGGTGATCCTCTGCAGCACCCTCAGGCCGAGACCTACTGGGGCAATGTCAACCCAATCG GGGTAAGGAGCTGCTACGATGAGGGGAAGCGCACAGCGGAGACTTTGAGCATGGACTATCACCGAGGCCTCGGCATTGAG GTGAGGATTGCTCGAATTTTTAACACATATGGGCCACGTATGTGCATAGATGATGGTCGTGTTGTTAGCAATTTCGTCGCTCAG GCATTGAGGAAGGAGCCATTGACTGTCTATGGTGATGGGAAGCAGACCAGGAGCTTCCAATATGTTTCGGACCTG GTGGAGGGTCTAATGCGGCTGATGGAAGGTGATCATGTGGGTCCTTTCAATCTTGGGAACCCTGGTGAATTCACCATGCTGGAACTTGCTCAG GTTGTACAAGAGACTATAGACCCGAATGCAAAGATAGAGTTCAGACCCAACACAGAGGATGACCCACATAAGAGGAAGCCAGACATTACCAAGGCCAAAGAGCTTCTTGGTTGGCAGCCAATCGTCTCCCTTCGCAAGGGGCTTCCTCTCATGGTTGAAGACTTTCGACAACGTATATTCGGTGACCAGATCAGAGACAGTACTGTCGGAAATACTGTTACATCCTCAGCATAG
- the LOC122300419 gene encoding UDP-glucuronic acid decarboxylase 4-like isoform X2: MSSAEGYQTSKETQPTHTPTDYSAKFHACKKTLRVLVTGGAGFVGSHLVDRLIQRGDSVIVVDNFFTGRKENLVHHYGNPRFELIRHDVVEPILLEVDQIYHLACPASPVHYKYNPVKTIKTNVMGTLNMLGLAKRVGARFLLTSTSEVYGDPLQHPQAETYWGNVNPIGVRSCYDEGKRTAETLSMDYHRGLGIEVRIARIFNTYGPRMCIDDGRVVSNFVAQALRKEPLTVYGDGKQTRSFQYVSDLVEGLMRLMEGDHVGPFNLGNPGEFTMLELAQVVQETIDPNAKIEFRPNTEDDPHKRKPDITKAKELLGWQPIVSLRKGLPLMVEDFRQRIFGDQIRDSTVGNTVTSSA, encoded by the exons ATGTCGAGTGCTGAAGGGTACCAAACCAGCAAAGAAACTCAGCCCACTCACACTCCCACCGATTATTCGGCCAAATTTCATGCATGCAA GAAGACACTGAGGGTCTTGGTGACCGGCGGGGCGGGCTTCGTCGGGAGCCACCTCGTAGATCGTCTGATACAGCGGGGAGATAGCGTGATCGTGGTGGATAATTTCTTTACGGGCAGGAAGGAGAATTTGGTGCACCATTACGGCAACCCCAGGTTCGAGCTAATCAGGCACGACGTTGTTGAGCCGATTCTCTTGGAAGTTGATCAGATCTACCATCTCGCTTGCCCTGCCTCGCCTGTGCATTACAAGTACAATCCCGTCAAGACCATC AAGACGAATGTGATGGGGACACTGAACATGTTGGGACTGGCAAAAAGGGTGGGTGCGAGGTTTCTGCTAACCAGCACCAGTGAGGTGTACGGTGATCCTCTGCAGCACCCTCAGGCCGAGACCTACTGGGGCAATGTCAACCCAATCG GGGTAAGGAGCTGCTACGATGAGGGGAAGCGCACAGCGGAGACTTTGAGCATGGACTATCACCGAGGCCTCGGCATTGAG GTGAGGATTGCTCGAATTTTTAACACATATGGGCCACGTATGTGCATAGATGATGGTCGTGTTGTTAGCAATTTCGTCGCTCAG GCATTGAGGAAGGAGCCATTGACTGTCTATGGTGATGGGAAGCAGACCAGGAGCTTCCAATATGTTTCGGACCTG GTGGAGGGTCTAATGCGGCTGATGGAAGGTGATCATGTGGGTCCTTTCAATCTTGGGAACCCTGGTGAATTCACCATGCTGGAACTTGCTCAG GTTGTACAAGAGACTATAGACCCGAATGCAAAGATAGAGTTCAGACCCAACACAGAGGATGACCCACATAAGAGGAAGCCAGACATTACCAAGGCCAAAGAGCTTCTTGGTTGGCAGCCAATCGTCTCCCTTCGCAAGGGGCTTCCTCTCATGGTTGAAGACTTTCGACAACGTATATTCGGTGACCAGATCAGAGACAGTACTGTCGGAAATACTGTTACATCCTCAGCATAG
- the LOC122301812 gene encoding uncharacterized mitochondrial protein AtMg00820-like, which produces MPSAGTLQTTSAPLIICAAPLVSDHPHVEAPPSRPPHITHQADHPSTCTTPSAAPTRCINTHAMTTRSKNNIQELKKAPDGSIVHPLSKALLAAVTPDATEPSCYTEAAKHSHWRATTSLEFDALLKNQTWELVLPDSHTNVVGCRWIFKIKRRNDGTVKRYKARLMAKGYHQLHGIDFHETYSPVIKPATVRLVLSLAVSSGSCLRQIDIQNAFLHGSLQEVFMVQPLGFQHPQYPHYVSA; this is translated from the coding sequence ATGCCGTCTGCAGGTACATTGCAAACTACATCAGCGCCTCTCATAATTTGTGCAGCACCATTAGTATCAGATCATCCACATGTTGAGGCACCTCCTTCCAGGCCACCTCACATTACACACCAGGCCGATCATCCATCAACATGCACGACTCCTAGTGCAGCTCCCACCAGGTGTATTAATACACATGCAATGACCACCaggtcaaaaaataatattcaggAACTAAAGAAGGCACCAGATGGAAGTATTGTGCATCCTCTTTCCAAAGCACTTCTCGCTGCAGTCACTCCTGATGCTACCGAACCATCTTGCTACACGGAAGCTGCTAAACATAGTCATTGGCGAGCTACAACATCTCTAGAGTTTGATgctttacttaaaaatcaaacgtGGGAGTTGGTTCTCCCTGATTCACATACTAATGTCGTGGGTTGCAGAtggatttttaaaatcaaacgaCGTAACGATGGAACTGTCAAGCGTTATAAAGCGAGGCTGATGGCTAAGGGCTACCATCAACTACACGGTATTGATTTTCATGAAACGTATAGCCCAGTAATTAAACCAGCAACTGTTCGTCTGGTTCTCTCCCTTGCCGTATCTAGCGGGTCGTGCCTTCGACAAATTGACATTCAAAATGCCTTTCTACACGGCTCACTTCAAGAAGTTTTCATGGTTCAACCTCTAGGCTTTCAACACCCACAGTATCCTCATTACGTGTCGGCTTAA
- the LOC122301813 gene encoding uncharacterized mitochondrial protein AtMg00810-like yields MGSDTQLMNNVIAALHKEFSVKDLGKLSFFLGIEALFSTDGLYLTQRKYTVELLKRSKMDKCKSCITAISTTSNLSVNDEGDFEDPFLYRSIVGGLQYLSFTRPDIAYSVHQAFSDVDWAGDRDDRRSISTYCIFLGQNLISWRCKQ; encoded by the exons atgGGATCCGATACTCAGCTAATGAATAATGTGATTGCTGCCTTACACAAGGAATTCTCAGTCAAAGATCTTGGAAAGTTATCTTTTTTTCTGGGTATTGAGGCATTATTCTCTACCGATGGCCTGTACTTAACTCAACGTAAATATACAGTTGAGCTCCTGAAACGGtctaaaatggataaatgcaaaTCGTGTATCACCGCTATCTCCACTACCTCAAATCTCTCAGTCAATGATGAGGGTGATTTTGAGGATCCGTTTCTATACAGGAGCATCGTTGGAGGATTACAATATTTATCCTTCACGCGACCTGATATTGCGTACTCAGTTCATCAG GCCTTCTCCGATGTCGACTGGGCAGGTGATCGTGATGATCGACGATCTATCAGCACTTATTGCATCTTTCTTGGACAGAATTTAATTTCTTGGCGATGCAAACAGTAG
- the LOC122300420 gene encoding protein pleiotropic regulatory locus 1-like, producing MPGPSLEMEPVEPQSLKKLSFKSLKRALDLFSPLHGHLAPPDPESKKIRMSHKVSHEYLGTKATTSRPLSEANAVALDRPAQPPVPPNTLALTEPSSDLQKGGAQNVLAVGPSIQPKALNDIGLPSKSTAVVSASGSSERNLSTSAIMERIPSKWPRPVWHPPWKTYRVISGHLGWVRSIAFDPSNTWFCTGSADRTIKIWDVGSGRLKLTLTGHIEQVRGLAVSSKHTYMFSAGDDKLVKCWDLEQNKAIRSYHGHLSGVYCLALHPTIDVLLTGGRDSVCRVWDIRSKAQIFALSGHDNTVCSVFTRPMDPQVVTGSHDSTIKFWDLRFGKTMLTLTHHKKSVRAMAQHPKEHCFASASADNIKKFNLPKGEFLHNMLSQQKTIINAMAVNEEGVLATGGDNGSLWFWDWKSGHNFQQAQTIVQPGSLDSEAGIYALCYDITGSRLISCEADKTIKMWKEDENATPETHPLNFKPPKDIRRF from the exons ATGCCAGGGCCCTCCCTAGAGATGGAACCAGTGGAGCCACAGTCGCTGAAGAAGCTGAGCTTCAAATCCCTCAAGCGAGCCCTCGATCTCTTCTCTCCTCTCCATGGCCACCTCGCTCCTCCTGACCCGGAGAG TAAAAAAATTCGCATGAGCCACAAG GTTAGCCACGAGTATCTAGGAACCAAAGCCACGACGAGTCGACCTCTTAGCGAAGCTAATGCCGTTGCATTGGATCGCCCTGCTCAACCTCCGGTGCCTCCTAATACCCTTGCTCTTACgg AGCCTTCTAGTGATCTCCAGAAGGGAGGAGCTCAAAATGTTCTAGCCGTTGGTCCATCCATTCAACCAAAGGCATT gaaTGATATTGGTCTACCCAGCAAAAGCACtgcagttgtttctgcttcagGGTCATCTGAAAG GAATTTGTCTACATCTGCAATAATGGAAAGAATCCCAAGTAAGTGGCCACGGCCTGTATGGCATCCTCCATGGAAGACTTACAGG GTCATCAGCGGTCACTTGGGATGGGTGAGATCTATTGCATTTGATCCAAGTAATACGTGGTTTTGTACCGGCTCTGCCGATCGCACAATCAAG ATATGGGATGTGGGAAGTGGAAGGCTAAAACTCACACTAACAGGACACATTGAACAAGTACGAG gcCTTGCTGTCAGCAGCAAACATACTTACATGTTTTCTGCTGGTGATGACAAACTAGTTAAATGTTGGGACCTTGAGCAGAATAAG GCCATTCGATCTTATCATGGTCATCTAAGTGGTGTCTATTGCTTGGCTCTCCATCCCACTATTGACGTTTTGCTGACTGGGGGACGTGATTCTGTCTGCCGG GTCTGGGATATTCGTAGCAAGGCAcaaatttttgctctatctggCCACGATAACACTGTCTGCTCGGTGTTTACTCGACCTATG GATCCACAAGTTGTTACTGGCTCTCATGACTCGACCATCAAATTCTGGGACCTCAGATTTG GAAAAACAATGCTAACTCTCACACACCATAAAAAGTCTGTGCGAGCAATGGCACAGCATCCTAAAGA GCACTGTTTTGCATCTGCATCAGCTGACAACATCAAGAAATTTAACCTGCCGAAAGGGGAGTTTTTACACAACATGCT CTCTCAACAAAAAactataattaatgcaatggcTGTCAATGAAGAGGGTGTGCTGGCTACAGGAG GTGACAATGGGAGTCTTTGGTTCTGGGATTGGAAGAGTGGTCACAATTTTCAGCAAGCCCAAACAATTGTACAACCTG GTTCATTGGACAGTGAAGCCGGTATCTATGCTCTCTGCTACGACATAACTGGTTCAAGGCTGATTAGTTGTGAAGCCGACAAGACAATTAAAATGTGGAAAGAGGATGAAAATGCCACACCAGAAACTCATCCCCTTAATTTTAAGCCACCTAAAGATATCCGGCGGTTTTAG